In a single window of the Scyliorhinus canicula chromosome 1, sScyCan1.1, whole genome shotgun sequence genome:
- the edaradd gene encoding ectodysplasin-A receptor-associated adapter protein isoform X3, with protein MVAMMWRCRRWTGPKFCVLTLLTSLKCTVIAMQPEENDSQHTEGECLSDEDMKNSKPCTDCSETTCKHSSLSISPPCIGDLMNDEDLLYTLRLKLDPYHPTIKNWRNFASKWGMTYDELCFLEQKQQSPTLEFLLRNSEQTVAQLIDLCKFYKRVDVLKVLETWVEKEWPKQWHTN; from the exons atggtagccatgatgtggagatgccggcgttggactggg CCCAAATTTTGTGTTCTTACTCTACTAACCTCACTGAAATGTACTGTAATTGCCATGCAGCCTGAAGAGAATGACAGTCAACACACTGAAGGAGAATGTTTATCAGATGAAG ATATGAAAAACAGTAAACCATGTACAGATTGCTCAGAAACTACATGTAAGCATTCATCGTTGAGCATCTCTCCTCCTTGTATCGGTGACTTGATGAATGATGAAGATTTACTGTACACACTGAGGTTAAAGCTGGATCCCTACCATCCAACTATCAAAAACTGGAGGAACTTTGCCAGCAAATGGGGCATGACCTACGATGAACTGTGCTTTTTGGAGCAGAAACAACAAAGTCCCACTTTAGAGTTCTTATTGAGGAACAGTGAACAAACAGTAGCACAGTTGATTGACCTGTGCAAGTTTTACAAGAGGGTTGATGTGCTAAAAGTGCTGGAGACATGGGTGGAGAAAGAGTGGCCGAAGCAGTGGCATACAAATTAA